The genomic segment ttttttcactaactagctctctcgtctcctcgtctgtcttgttcgcgtgctgctgtgtgtgtctcttctctaatccctcccccttctctaaactgcagcgcgtgtgtgtgtgtgtgtgtgtgcgtgtaaccctccccttccggctaccaatgaggagccggctcccaatgaggtgggagccggcacccatcgttcacttcaaagagccggccctgggagccggctcgttcgcaaacgacacatcactacagtTTAGTCATTCCAGATACTGGAGAAATAAAAGTCTGCTCCCATTAAAGAGCGGCTCCCTATTAGGAGCCGGCTCCggtcgttcacttcaaagagccggttCGTTCGCGATCCACATCCACTAGAGCGCATGAgcgtgagttgtggctaacAGCAACTGTTTCAAGTGTATTATTGCTCtttctgttattaaaaaaatgacagattaCATCAGCGACTGCGTGCATCCTTCTTTCCGTATTGAAGGGCATTACAGTATTTACTTTGAAAACACCAAACGCGACCCGGAAGTAGACAATTCTGTCAGGACGTTTCGCTTTTCCGCGGGGTTTGTGATAAGGAAACGTTCATACTGCTAAAACAGATGTCACTCGTTCACATTGCATCTTTGTTGTGTTGATGTAGCGTCAGCGAGCTGCGCTAACGTGCTGCCCAGCGTTCATTCACTTGAGTGTTTGAAGTGTATCTCGGAGCGTCGTCTACATGTATCAAAGTCTGAGCGCCGTGCACAGCACGGTATCCAGCTTGAAGGCGTGTCAGGCAGACCTCGCCACGGGAATGGACATCGTCACATCCGTGGCCTTGAACCTGATAGACGACCAGGGTAACAAACATACAGTTACTTCATCTGTGTCCCGTCGCCTCCATTTTTAACACTCATTTATTGTAcgttttaaatgtcattaatcGTTTAATTCACTTGTTTCGAGCAGCAATGCATAGGAAAACGAGATCTGTTGGACTACAATGTTTAATAGCATTTGGGGTGTTTTATGATATGTACCCCACCTCAGCTCGTATTTCCTTGGCTTGTCTACAAAGTCTTCATAGAATTTCAACTCGACCAGcaggtcaccaacctttttgaacgTGAACGCTGCTACTTACATACTGTTTAATCACAACGGTAACCAGTTTGATGCACTTCTTAACTAAGAATTTAGCTCAAATGACCTTTAACTGTGTTCTTATTAATTATCGATGTTATTCATCTGTGAGAACACCGATCATGTTCATGATTTAACAAGGTATGAAGCAGATCAATAACAATATAATACACTATTTCTAGTGTTTACGTTTTCACATATTATTTCTACTGCAGTACTCGCAAATCACAGTATCTATCCCATTACTGGTGAAATTaattgataattttttaacaaTGGGTCCGTGGGCTACTCATTAGGTTCTTGGGGGCTACTTGGTGCCCACGGGCACCACTTTGGTGACCCTTGTAGTTGTACTTTCGTTGATTATAGGATGATAAAGCATTGATGTCAAAGCTGAGGACCGCTCATtctatgtggcccacaaaagcctGCCCCAATTGTTCCTTGACTTCCATTCAAAACTAGATGGCCATCATCTGTTCATTTTTTATATCGTTTATCCTCATCAGGATTACAGGTGGTCTCAGTTGGCACCTATTCCTGCTGACTTTGGCATGTGGTGGAAGTATGCCCTAGACAGGTTTCTGAGCAATCATAGGGCAGATCTAGACAGACACATTCAAACCCATAGTCAATCTAGATTCTCTAAATAAATTTACatgtgttttggaatgtgggaggaagccagagtaccctgagaaaTCCTACCTCAGCACCGTAACATCACCCAGGAAGGCCAGAGGTgagattcgaacccagaacTATTGTGACAGTGCCtggtctctgtctctctgtctctctctctctctctctctgtctctctctctctctctctctctctctctctctctctctctctctctctctctctctcctctctctctctctctctctctctctctctctctctctctctctctctctctctctctctctctctctctctctctctctctctctctctctctcctctctctctctctctctctctctctctctctctctctctcctctctctctctctctctctctctctctctctctctctctctctctctcctctctctctctctctctctctctctctctctctctctctctctctctctctctctctctctctctctctctctctctctctctctctctctctctctctctctctctctctctctctctctctctctctctctctctctctctctctctctctctctctctctctctctctctctctctctctctctctctctctctctctctctctctctctctctctctctctctctctctctctctctctctcataaaaGATgcatttagggttagggtggcCACACAGGTCATATGAATCGTCTGTGGCTGAAGCCAGACTGGGGCACGGTTTGTAccttctggacctggatttgacacctgtgggtaAGGAACAAGAAGAGCTCCTGCCTTGGCATGCAATCTGCATTGTGGCTTGGTATATTGTTTTGCCAGAAGGTCACACTTCAAATGGCATTGACACCTTGCAGTTGTTACACATTCTTAATATTGCTGCAAAATATACGTTGTAACTGGAAAGGGGagcattgaatgagttaaaaatattgcagctggtcatttcatTAAATGCGTTCCAGTTTTCACTAACTATAATCAGTTTAGCATTTTATTTCCCTTGCTGCATCGACAAATGTACCAAACCATGAAGTGCAAACCAAGACGACCATACATATTTAACCACTAAACTTACACCACtaacaaataaacatttatgtGGTAACCGGCACCCCAAAGGCAACCATAACTCAATTTTGCACTAAAACTAGTTGTATAATCATGCTTGAAAAGATCTGAAGAATATCTTGGTGTTGTGTGTGCAGGTGGAGAAGAGAACTCTGGAATCAGCAAGATGGAGGCCTTGATGTTGGAATGTGCCAAGCTGGACAGAGAAATTGAGTGCTTTGTTGATACTGTGCAACAAGCTACAGCAGAGGTATTAATGCTCATTCTAGACAGTTAAATTAAGCAGATGCTCGCCAAGGTTTGGATAATGAAACTTTGCCAGAGTAAAACTGTCACACAGACTCTGTGTTTTCACTAAAACGCATTATTTCTGTAGGTGACGGCACAGCAACAAGAGGCCTTGTTTACGATCTCCTCCAGAGTGAAGGAGAACTTCACAGAAAAAATTGCCCAACTATCTGACGCAGATCTGCAGACTCACCAGAAAATAGTTGCGTTTATTGAAAGCATCAACCGCTCTCACAAACAAGGTACAGAAATGCCTGGTAAAAGATTAAAATGGTGGTTGCCTAGTGCTTGAggctaataaaaaaaactgaacaccCTTCTTTTATTTGGGTACAAATATTTGCCTCCTAATCTTTACCTTTGATGTTGCTTGCCGTTGTTCTTATTACACCCCGATTAAAGCGTATTTATTTAAGGTTAGCGTCTATACACAGAGCAAGCATCGCTAAACATTGTTCATGCTCTTGATCATTACTTGAAACTCTTGCGGAGTCATTTGCAGTCATGTTGGTTGCATCAATTCCCTTTATCCCCCCACTCCATCCTCGTACATCGGAACCATGGAGATATTTGATAATGCAATAGATTTTATATtaatttgaggttttttttcatgcacctGACATTGGTCGCAAAGTAAAAGTAATTCAGTTCCATTTTCCAGTCttgtttagctgtgtgtgtaGTAGTTCTCATTATGTGGAAAATATTCTTTCCTGACACTTAAATTGGCTGCTCTTTGGCTGTTCAAACTTGCAAACACTCCGCTTTAATGCAGTTCCGGCCAGACTAAAAGTGTAATCAATCACCCAAGCACCATCCTACAAGCTTTGCTTGTGGGGACAGTCTCTGCCGTTTAATTACTGgaaaaatgtaattgtgactTAACTGCGATTCCTAGATTTGGTATTCAATGTGATTTAATGagacacaaaatacaaattatgACTGGCCACCTGCAGTACAAAAATGCTTTGGCATTTATTGAGATACAGTTTGAGACATACCGGTAGTTGACTTAGCACAGACCTTGGCATGCACGGCCTGGGGGCCACATTCAGCCTGCCCACAGTCTATGACCAGCCGTAACATTGACCGTGAAGTTCaagtaaaacataaaatactgtatgcgGTCTGTTTACTTTGAgatttgtgcttttatttcatgtcaAGTGTGGACGCGAGGGCAAGCGAGGTAGCAAGCAAGAGCTATGATTTGTGTTTGCCGTGTTGCAAACTTGGCACCGTTTTCGGTCTATTTGATGAAATTTCTGTTCCTACCAGCAAATATTTTTCCCAATAAAAGAGACTAGCAAAAATGACAAGAGTGGTCCCAATGTTAGCAACATACTTATTTCCTGCACGGTGGAGGGAAGAGGGCCAAGATTTGGCCGGATAATACTGTGAGAAAATCTCTTgtttcatatacagtactgtatgtgttgaGTGTATTTTCAGTCATCACTATCATAATACATGCTGTCAATAATATTATACTTCCCACTTCGCTATATATTTGTAAGTCCTGGCTAGGAAAGACTCATGAATTGGTGGTTGGTGCACAAAATTCTAAAAAGCCTAAAGTTGTAATTAGACTTTGTATAATTGTATTACACATTTCTCCATCACAATGCAGACCATGTCTACACACATTGCAATTAATCGAAGCAAGACAATACACTTTTCTAAATGCATTAAAATAGACAAAGTTGaagttagcatgttggcttggCTCTCGAAAGCGTTCTGGTTTCTGATGTGGCCCCTTTGCTAAAtaaattgcccacctctgccgAAGCGGACATGTAGTTTTCTTTTGCTGATCAGGCTGCCTTTCTCCTGTTATCGTGTCAAAAGTATATAGTTATATAAGTGGTGTGCGTTTTGGGTGTCCTGTTTTCAGCCAGTCAAGAATCAAGGAACATCGAGGAGCTTGACGAAGACCTTGCTGTGACGCAGACCCAAGTCAACTTCACCTGCCCTCTCACCCAGGTGCCCTCCTTGTTTCTCACCCTGACTAGACAATACCCATATACTAACAAATAAAATTTTCTACGAATAATATCAGTACCTCATGAAAAGTTCCCCCTAACCTACCGCAGTCATAAAAATAACTTGGCGCACATCCATTTAAAGCTatcagccgtttttttttttttaaaaaacatggcTGGTGACTTATTCATTGTTTTCATGATCTTCTGACCCCTCTGCCAGTATTAGGCGTCTAGCCAGCGCAGTTACTAACCTCAGAAGATGGAAtattgtgaaaaacaaaactaaaacataacctatgatttgaacaccacacTTTCACAAATTAATCGGAGTCGGGTTTCACTTACGTAGTTGGATTTGTGTTCAAAGTGTACTTGTTCAGCGTGTCGAGAGTTGACGACTTTGTGACATATTGTACATGTGGCTTCTATGCTGGTATTAAAACAGAATCAAGCACTCTGCTAATGCTTTGTTAGATGTTTCTCACATCATGTTTTAGGGGTCGATCATTTCATATTTCTCCTTCATGTTGGTAAATAAGGGAAAGCCAAATACTTTGAAGCACCAGTGAATGAAGTGTCATTGTGATATTGTCCAGGtgtgcctaatgaagtgtctAGTGAAGGTGTAATGGCATCATTCTGTGTTAAACGCGATACTGTATTTTTGCATCTAATCCAGGAGGACATGGTCAACCCAGTAAAGAATAAGAAGTGTAACCATCACTATGACGAAAAACCCATCAGAATCCTCATTGAAACGAGACGGAAACAGAACAAGAAGTGTCGGTAAGATGATCTCTTTAACTTTTGAGATTTCATTGCTGTCATTTTGAAATGGAAGATTTTGTGGTAGTGTCATGCTCACTCCATGTAGCTTTTAGTTCATAGTCATTTCTACACTCTCACTGAAGTGAGAGAGACCCCGTATTTGCTTGTGTACTGCTAAAGAACCTTTGTTTGTGCCCTCCAGCTGCCCTGTGGTGGGTTGTGGAAACAAAGATGTGAAAGAGTCAGACCTGGTTCCCGACCGCATTCTGAAGAGAAAGAGCAAAAGCACATAGACTGCATGCTTTTATTGTGAACGTTCATGACAAAGCTgatgttttattcattgtttattttccaAATTGTTCGAAGAATTTTCATAGCTTTCACTAAAAATGAACCCATGATGTTGAGCAATGCTTACTTGTGATAGGCTTTGTATTTCTGCAATACCTTTAAGTCTTATTAAATTGGACTAAAAGGAtattaaagtgtccttgggtgtattgaaaggcgcttataaataaaatgtattattattattagtagtagtatatAAGAATATATTGTGCATTCAtaattgggggcgggggtcgtCTCAGTGTTGGCCAAactagccactagagggagacatCTGCGTTACGACAGATCCGTGACTCCTAAATGGAGAATGACACATTTAGATTAGTAAACTGCGTCTGGCCTCCAGTGGTACATTTTAAGACCGCTCAGTGCTTTCTCATGGAATTCGTGATCGCCAAAGACAGAAATAAGGCTAATAGGACACACAGAACATCATTAATAACAGTAGAGTGGTGATGCTTCATTCTGGCAGTGACCCAATTTGTTGAGGAATTTCTTAACTGATATCTTATTTGAATGTATGAAGCCTGTTAAAGTAATTCTTAAGACTGTATGTTTACCCACTAAAATATGCATTTGAAGTGTCACTCAGTGTCATGAGCCCAGAAGTCGTAGTTTTACATGTTAACAAGGTGAAACGTTTGCAATTGATGTAGTCTCGTCATTCCGAGCCGATTAAGGGTCCACATGGAAACAAAGATTGTGCTGAGATACAACAAGGTTAAGATAAGCTTTTAATAACCATGCATTAGGCATTTCTAAGGGTCTTTAGTTGGTTCTCCTTAAAAGGAGTGCTTTACGCAGCACTTTGACTATTCCACCAATTATGGTCTTAGTTGGTGTTGACTCACTTCTGCTGTGAATGAACATTGCCCGAATTGGAACTTGTCTGCACAACTTATGTCACATGAAGTTCTGCAGCAACCATTTCATTTCTGGATTTGGAGGTGCACCGGCACAGACATTTGCACTTTGTTTCAGAGCTGTAAATACAGTGTGGATAATCAAATAATTCTATATCTTTGGCAGAAATTTTGTACTCTGCTTGCAAGATTGTGGGAATGCTTTGTGGGAGGCCATGTTGTGTTCTCTGTGTTGTTGGTATGACTGTGCCTCAGTGTAAAGGTCAAATGCAAGGTTTTAGATAAGACTGAACAAAGTTGGCTCTGTTTGGCTTCCTTTGAGCAGCTAGTTGGCTTTTTTGAAAATTTAAAGAATCTGATTGTAACATCTGATATCATCAGAGAGGAGCACACGGTGTTCTGACTATTGAAGATAAATTGCCGAGTACATACTCAAGGTTGACTATTTTCCTAATACTTAAATGCaccatgtaaaacaaaaaacattgtgttGCAGTTCTGCTTTATAAAAGTGCATTTGATAAAACGTagaaattcaattcaaattcaccatttataatatttttaaaaagctacTGTACATCTAATAAGATTCATAATTGTTCAGTTATGTTATGCTTCCCTGCTAAAATGGACTTGCATGGTCCAGTAGTTCGTTCCtttgtgacacagaggatgTTCATGTTCACCGGTCACTTCATATCTATCCATCATCCGAAccgctcatcctcacgagggtcgcggacgtactggagcctgtcccagccgtcttggggcagtaggtggggtacaatttgaattggttgccagccaatcaaagggtacacacagacaaacaaccatttgcaatcACAATTGCATGCATGGACAATattgagtgttccgttaacctaccacgcatgtttttgggatgaggGAAGAAATTGGAGCAATTCTTTTGTTCAATCATGAGTTAAATTTGgcaaatcacatttttggaaagCTGAGTTCATTTCGACTGAACACACGCAAGCCAAATTACCCTTAGACCTGTTCAATCAAGAAATCAGTTATTTTTGGATTAGAtaggattggatacaactttattctcaaatGTGTATCAACCCTGTCGTGCAAAATGAAATTGGCCAGATGATCTCaaaaagctgcaacaaaaatgccACAATCCCAAGAAATTTAATAATGAAAGTAATTGACATCTGACTCCGGCGAACCATGGCGAgagccattatccacaaatggagaaaacatgGAACAGTGGTGGACAGCTGGCCTACAAAAGTTTGCCTTCTCCAGGAGTTCACAAATAACCCAGGAcaccatcttaaaaaaaaacaacaacaacaacagaaggaCTCCCTCGCGCTCAGTTAAGGTCAGCTTTCATGCTTCAGCTAAAAGGAAGAGACTGGGTTAATTTGGGGcctaaatgatgtgatgtgattgACGGAACCAAGATACCAGAAAATCCTGAGGGACAATGTCGGGCCATCATTTTGTGACCTCCAGCAGAAGCGCCCGTTAGAGAAAATGATTGATTTCAGATGTAGTTGCCAGGGGTGGTCCAACCAGTTACTAGGTTGAGGTGGGCAAGTACTTTTTCCACACATGGCCAGGTAACCAAagagattttttcccccttcataaATAAGATCACCATTTACAAACTTAATCTATTTTGCTTGGATTATCTTTGTCCAACATTTGTTTGATAATTCTGAACATAATTCAAGTGGCAAACTGCAACAAAAAAGAACTCTCCTGGACCTCGTTTGTACCCAGGACTGAAATAATGCACGTCCTTTCTCAACGTACCGGTACTCCCAATTTCACCTTCTCCATGTGAAATCTACTCTGACTAAAGCACATCGTGTGATACTTAATCTGTTTTTGTTGCCAAACCAAGTGCCATGACAATGAGGCCAAAAAACGTGCACTGTGCCTTTAAATCGTGACACCTCCCAGTCGCCGCCGAATGAAAGCTGCCTGAGTTTGGTCTTAAACGAACATTGAGAGTCCCGAGACGCACGGGAGAGGACTGGAAAGTACTTTACTACAAACTCAGGCAGGAAGAGTAATTGCAACTTTCTGCTGTACAGGTGAGGTCAAATTCGAAAATGCAACcggattaaaataaaataaaaaaactgtgacAATTTGAGGAAGAGTGACATGACAGGTGTCTCGTGGGGCAAATAAGTATTTAAGACTGAGCCAACAGGTGGGTCAGGTCTCACCCGTTGGAAACAGTGTTTATATAGACAGTataatgtgtgtgcgcgtgcgtcggGGGGTGATCGGAAGAGACTAGCCGGTCTTAACTGTGCGTGTATTTGTCCACGCAGGCAGCTCTCTGCTCCCGTGCAGAATTTCCAAACATGGATTATTGGCGCAACTCCGGACCGGGTTGACGTGGTCACGTGAAGAACAGGTGGATCCGTTTGTACGCTCCACTCTGCGTCCACCTCCTTTCACCTTTATGGGGAACCAGGTGGAGAAACTCACTCATTTAAATTACGTGGAGGTGCCCACGTCGGACCCGAACGGCTTCGAACCAGAAGTCGACGACGGACCGCGCATCGGTgtctcttacattttctccaacgaCGGCggcgatgatgacgacgacgaggacgacAGTTCGGAGCCGTACCCGTCGGAGAACCACCTCGCGAAGCACGAAGAAAAGCCTTTCGAACCCGAGGACGAGCTGGAGTGTTCGGTTTACTTTCGAGAGGAGTGCTTGTTCGAGAGGAACACCGGAACCCCCACTCATTCGGCGGAGAGTCTGCTCAACAAGTGCAGACCCGGAGACGTGCTGGAGTTCGTGGCCACGGGACAATACCCGCACTGGGCCGTGTACGTGGGCGACTTCCAGGTGGTTCACTTGCATCGGGCCGAAATCAAGAACGGCTTCCTCACCGACGTGAGTCAGGGCAAAAGAGGCCGCATTGTGAACAGCCTCTACCGATACCGTGCGCTCCAGCCGCAAGTGATCGTGCGCAACGCCGTGGACCACGTGGGCTCCAGAGACCGAGAACTCTACTGGAGGAACTCTGAGTGCTTTGCGGCTTGGTGTCGCTTCGGACGG from the Hippocampus zosterae strain Florida chromosome 5, ASM2543408v3, whole genome shotgun sequence genome contains:
- the lratd2b gene encoding protein LRATD2, producing the protein MGNQVEKLTHLNYVEVPTSDPNGFEPEVDDGPRIGVSYIFSNDGGDDDDDEDDSSEPYPSENHLAKHEEKPFEPEDELECSVYFREECLFERNTGTPTHSAESLLNKCRPGDVLEFVATGQYPHWAVYVGDFQVVHLHRAEIKNGFLTDVSQGKRGRIVNSLYRYRALQPQVIVRNAVDHVGSRDRELYWRNSECFAAWCRFGRREFKIGGEIRIGKQPYRLKMHFPDRKSHVLEFQSLEDVIMERRRNDQIGRDAVIQELANHLNAAQAFQEDPIGNKAV
- the nsmce2 gene encoding E3 SUMO-protein ligase NSE2, encoding MYQSLSAVHSTVSSLKACQADLATGMDIVTSVALNLIDDQGGEENSGISKMEALMLECAKLDREIECFVDTVQQATAEVTAQQQEALFTISSRVKENFTEKIAQLSDADLQTHQKIVAFIESINRSHKQASQESRNIEELDEDLAVTQTQVNFTCPLTQEDMVNPVKNKKCNHHYDEKPIRILIETRRKQNKKCRCPVVGCGNKDVKESDLVPDRILKRKSKST